The following proteins are encoded in a genomic region of Gemmatimonadaceae bacterium:
- a CDS encoding RagB/SusD family nutrient uptake outer membrane protein: MTRIQIPMRTMLGAAVLAIVVGACSNSDLNIKNPNSPDVTGATADPTALQLLATGLLVDQRGQRSGFITNAGVLGRESYTFTPTEGRNVTHPLIGIVVNGVQKLDPTGFATGPWGGDYGTLRDIYNFKNSVNKLATLTPAQKSAALGFAETLEAYMLFEIVQTHDTLGGITEVKDDPKALAPFVSRDSMYKYILNTLDDATAKLAAGSTAFPFTLPSGFAGFNAPATFKQFTQALKAKASTHYATAGGGATAWQAALTALGNSFLNSAATSRAALDAGVYDTYAPSPDTPNPLSQATNTNLYAHMSFQSDVQLKADGVTPDDRYTAKIRTGLQSRQGPVTSAGPTTGSSTLGFGIWPTVSSSIPIIRNEELILLRAEAKLATGDPAGAIADLNIVRQNSGGLPASTLTAASTTDQILTGILYEKRYSLMMEGDRWIDYRRYGKLNLLPLDVASGPNKNFVAIVNPIIQGECLVRVGLTGAMLGPNGLNDCAP, encoded by the coding sequence ATGACACGCATACAGATTCCAATGCGCACAATGCTCGGCGCCGCCGTGCTGGCGATCGTTGTCGGCGCCTGCAGCAACAGCGATCTGAATATCAAGAATCCGAACAGTCCGGACGTCACCGGTGCGACGGCCGATCCGACCGCGTTGCAGCTCCTGGCGACGGGCTTGCTCGTCGACCAGCGCGGGCAGCGGTCCGGCTTCATCACCAACGCCGGTGTTCTTGGCCGAGAGAGTTACACGTTCACGCCGACCGAAGGACGCAACGTTACGCATCCGCTCATCGGCATCGTCGTGAATGGCGTGCAGAAGCTGGATCCCACGGGGTTCGCGACGGGACCGTGGGGCGGTGATTACGGCACGCTGCGGGACATTTACAACTTCAAGAACAGCGTGAACAAGCTCGCGACGCTCACCCCCGCGCAGAAGTCCGCCGCGTTGGGCTTCGCCGAAACACTCGAAGCCTACATGCTGTTCGAGATCGTGCAGACGCATGATACGTTAGGCGGAATCACGGAGGTCAAGGACGACCCCAAGGCGCTCGCGCCCTTCGTGTCACGCGATTCGATGTATAAGTACATTCTCAACACGCTCGACGATGCGACGGCAAAGCTGGCCGCGGGCTCCACGGCGTTCCCGTTCACGCTGCCGTCGGGATTCGCCGGCTTCAATGCGCCGGCCACCTTCAAGCAGTTCACCCAGGCGCTCAAGGCGAAAGCGTCGACTCATTATGCCACGGCCGGCGGTGGTGCGACCGCGTGGCAAGCTGCGCTCACCGCCCTCGGCAATTCGTTCCTGAATTCCGCGGCGACATCGCGTGCCGCGCTCGATGCCGGCGTCTACGACACGTACGCTCCGTCGCCTGATACGCCCAATCCACTGTCCCAGGCGACGAACACGAATTTGTATGCCCACATGTCGTTCCAGTCCGACGTGCAACTCAAGGCGGACGGCGTCACACCGGACGATCGATACACGGCCAAAATTCGAACTGGGCTGCAGTCGCGTCAGGGTCCGGTAACGTCTGCCGGTCCAACGACCGGATCGTCGACACTCGGCTTCGGCATCTGGCCGACGGTGTCTTCGTCCATTCCCATCATCCGGAACGAGGAGCTGATCCTTCTTCGTGCCGAAGCGAAGCTGGCGACGGGCGATCCGGCTGGAGCGATCGCTGATCTGAACATCGTGCGTCAAAACTCCGGCGGTCTCCCAGCGTCCACGCTGACGGCCGCGTCGACCACCGATCAGATTCTGACGGGCATACTGTACGAGAAGCGCTACTCGCTCATGATGGAAGGCGATCGCTGGATCGACTACCGTCGCTACGGCAAACTGAATCTGCTACCGCTCGACGTCGCGTCGGGTCCGAACAAGAACTTCGTTGCAATCGTGAATCCGATCATTCAGGGGGAGTGTCTCGTGCGCGTCGGCCTCACCGGCGCTATGCTTGGGCCCAATGGTCTCAACGACTGCGCCCCATAG
- a CDS encoding SusC/RagA family TonB-linked outer membrane protein has translation MRHTLASLVVFLALAPTTVVAQTREITGKVTEFGSGVPVTEATIGVVGAQIGVRTNDRGEYRIRVPEAEVTVLARAIGYKRQSVRVVAGQATADFVLEKDVLELEGVTVTGQATTVDKRNASTAISTVSAEELMVAPAKSIEAQLSGKVIGAAIYENSGVPGGGMQIQIRGATSILGQGDPLYVVDGVIVSNASVAGGLASITHSSGSSNSSQDQTVNRLADLNANDVESIEVLKSAAATAIYGSRATNGVVVITTKKGKAGAPRYDVTERMGQSQATRLLGSRTFSSYADGCGPTYSAADLGTCANGAVKPWLGGNLTADSIARANCTPQCAKYDWQGELYGQTTPSFETLATSSGGIGNTRYYASLNDRQNHGVQINTGARRTGGRLNIDQTIGDKITLSGGVDVTHSFVQDGIGNNENSGTSPTYSFGYWPAIYDLRQIDPTTGRLIKMYMGGGGSAASNPFEVLADIKNNEDTWRQQGNVRLGYSLLSSGTNTVQLTYIGGIDRFQFEGNQYSPNFLQFEPADGFLGTAQVSNFDSRFLNQSVNAVWTYTPTWRWLNSAQSSIGGTIETQSTNNYFVRQRGLTPTREAVRNGTDILTGDTLTQFVDQSRYFNEQIIALGERLSLAVGARADRSSANGDRDKYYFFPKYSASYRFVEPLSRFTSAIDEFKLRASYGQSGNRPNYGVRDITISSGGVIGGAGSLVASSSVGNPAIKPEVMNEFEYGFDGALLRGRVAVEATRYQRVIKDLLVNFPLAPSSGLTQQTINGGQMSTRGIEAGITLVPINRPNLEWTFRTTYQSNVQIVDKLSVPAFVAPGGSFGSSYGRNRIAVGVRPTYIWGNLRFSCIPTTNGSGQVVIGTGADGQPCHRLAPGESVAGATVRDSIVADANPRGYTSFLNTVRYKRLSATALVDWRVAGYTSSMTKNLWDEGGNSRDYDKPSPDPTIPLGEFRYANFASGNITPYIEAGTFVKLREVNLTYQAPQRWAELARARELRISVQARNLAMWTNYWSFDPEFNNFGNQNFNRFIDLAPYPSNRQFYFSLDLGY, from the coding sequence GTGCGTCACACACTAGCATCGCTCGTCGTATTTCTCGCTCTCGCGCCGACCACCGTGGTTGCCCAAACGCGAGAGATCACTGGCAAGGTGACAGAGTTCGGCAGCGGTGTGCCGGTCACAGAGGCGACCATCGGCGTTGTTGGCGCTCAGATCGGCGTTCGCACGAATGATCGTGGCGAATATCGAATCCGCGTTCCGGAAGCTGAAGTGACCGTCCTCGCCCGCGCGATCGGCTACAAGCGACAGTCGGTGCGCGTTGTCGCCGGTCAAGCGACCGCGGACTTCGTGCTCGAGAAGGACGTCCTGGAGTTGGAGGGCGTGACGGTCACCGGTCAGGCGACGACAGTCGATAAGCGAAACGCCTCCACCGCAATCTCGACCGTGTCGGCAGAGGAGCTCATGGTGGCGCCCGCGAAGTCGATCGAGGCGCAACTCTCTGGCAAGGTGATTGGCGCTGCCATCTACGAGAACAGCGGCGTTCCCGGGGGCGGCATGCAGATCCAGATCCGCGGCGCGACGTCGATCCTCGGACAGGGCGATCCGCTCTATGTCGTGGATGGCGTCATCGTATCGAACGCGTCCGTCGCCGGCGGTCTCGCCTCGATCACGCACTCGAGCGGCTCCTCCAACTCCAGCCAGGACCAGACCGTCAATCGACTCGCGGACCTCAACGCCAACGACGTCGAGAGCATCGAAGTTCTGAAGTCCGCGGCGGCAACGGCGATCTATGGTTCCCGCGCGACGAACGGTGTCGTTGTGATCACGACCAAAAAGGGGAAGGCAGGCGCACCGCGCTATGATGTGACCGAGCGCATGGGCCAATCTCAAGCGACGCGGCTGCTCGGTTCGCGGACCTTCTCGAGCTACGCCGATGGCTGCGGGCCGACCTACAGCGCCGCCGATCTCGGGACGTGCGCAAACGGCGCCGTGAAGCCGTGGCTCGGCGGCAATCTCACCGCCGATTCGATCGCGCGCGCCAATTGCACGCCGCAGTGCGCCAAGTATGACTGGCAGGGTGAGCTCTACGGTCAGACCACTCCGTCGTTCGAAACACTGGCCACGTCCTCTGGCGGCATCGGCAACACGCGCTATTACGCCTCGCTCAACGATCGGCAGAACCACGGCGTTCAGATCAACACCGGTGCGCGACGGACGGGCGGACGGTTGAACATCGACCAGACGATCGGCGACAAGATCACGCTCAGTGGCGGCGTCGACGTCACGCACAGCTTTGTCCAGGACGGCATCGGCAACAACGAGAACTCCGGCACGAGCCCGACCTACTCGTTCGGCTACTGGCCAGCGATCTACGATCTGCGCCAGATCGATCCGACCACCGGTCGACTGATCAAGATGTATATGGGCGGCGGCGGCTCGGCGGCCTCGAATCCGTTCGAAGTACTGGCGGATATCAAGAACAACGAGGACACGTGGCGCCAGCAGGGGAACGTCCGCCTCGGCTACTCGCTGTTGTCGAGCGGGACGAATACGGTGCAACTGACGTACATCGGCGGCATCGATCGGTTCCAGTTCGAGGGCAATCAGTACTCTCCGAACTTCCTGCAATTCGAGCCGGCGGACGGATTCCTCGGAACGGCGCAGGTCTCGAACTTCGACAGCCGGTTCCTCAATCAGAGTGTGAACGCGGTCTGGACGTACACGCCGACGTGGCGCTGGCTGAATTCGGCGCAGTCGTCCATTGGCGGCACGATCGAGACGCAGTCTACAAACAATTACTTCGTGCGTCAGCGTGGTCTTACCCCGACGCGCGAAGCGGTGCGAAACGGCACCGACATTCTCACCGGCGACACGTTGACGCAGTTCGTCGACCAGTCACGCTACTTCAACGAGCAGATCATCGCGTTAGGCGAGCGCCTCTCGCTCGCGGTGGGTGCGCGCGCTGACCGCAGCAGCGCGAACGGCGATCGGGACAAGTACTACTTCTTCCCGAAGTATTCGGCGAGCTATCGATTCGTCGAGCCGCTGTCGCGCTTCACGTCGGCCATCGACGAGTTCAAGCTGCGCGCATCCTACGGGCAGTCGGGCAATCGGCCCAACTACGGCGTGCGCGATATCACGATCTCCTCTGGCGGTGTCATCGGTGGCGCGGGTTCGCTGGTTGCCTCATCGTCGGTCGGTAACCCGGCCATCAAGCCTGAAGTGATGAACGAGTTCGAGTATGGGTTCGACGGGGCGCTGCTGCGTGGTCGCGTTGCCGTCGAGGCGACCCGCTACCAGCGAGTCATCAAGGATCTGCTCGTGAATTTCCCGCTTGCACCAAGCTCCGGTCTCACGCAGCAGACGATCAACGGCGGGCAGATGTCGACGCGGGGCATCGAAGCGGGAATCACACTCGTTCCGATCAATCGGCCCAATCTCGAGTGGACGTTCCGGACGACTTATCAGAGCAACGTGCAGATAGTCGACAAGCTGTCCGTGCCTGCCTTCGTCGCACCGGGTGGATCGTTCGGCTCATCGTATGGCCGCAACCGTATCGCGGTGGGCGTGCGTCCGACGTATATCTGGGGCAACCTGCGCTTCAGCTGCATCCCGACTACGAATGGGAGCGGCCAAGTGGTGATCGGTACGGGAGCCGACGGGCAGCCATGCCATCGGCTCGCACCGGGAGAAAGCGTTGCCGGGGCGACGGTGCGCGATTCGATCGTCGCGGATGCAAATCCGCGCGGATACACGTCGTTCCTGAACACCGTGCGCTACAAGCGCCTGTCGGCGACGGCACTCGTCGATTGGCGCGTCGCGGGCTACACGTCGTCGATGACGAAGAACCTCTGGGACGAGGGCGGCAATTCGCGCGACTACGACAAGCCCTCACCCGATCCGACGATACCGCTCGGAGAGTTTCGTTATGCAAACTTCGCGAGCGGTAACATCACGCCGTACATCGAAGCGGGAACGTTCGTGAAGCTGCGCGAAGTGAACCTCACGTACCAGGCCCCGCAGCGGTGGGCGGAGCTTGCGCGTGCTCGTGAGCTGCGCATTTCGGTGCAGGCTCGGAACCTCGCGATGTGGACCAACTACTGGAGCTTCGATCCCGAGTTCAACAACTTCGGCAACCAGAACTTCAACCGCTTCATCGACCTCGCGCCATATCCCAGCAACCGGCAGTTCTACTTCAGCCTCGATCTCGGGTACTGA
- a CDS encoding carboxypeptidase-like regulatory domain-containing protein, translating to MMRSTVSPVLSLALAIALAASRLGAQVIVSPVQGQGTIDGLVSDTSMAPLHAAFVSIVGTPIRVGTGPNGRFRITKLRPGQYLVIVKRVGYRPTSGIVDVAAFDTARLSYTLEPIVTTLATVTVSEKPFSIRMGEFLARRKLGMGEFMTQEEIEAKNTVYATELLRSFKTINVSPNRSSVLTEWYALSYREGANPSLGACPMTVYLDNVALPTPFNLDLLPSPKDLGAIEVYSGPATTPPQFAGFDRGCGVILVWTRDGSPSSP from the coding sequence ATGATGCGTAGCACCGTTTCTCCGGTCCTGTCACTGGCACTCGCGATCGCGCTCGCGGCGTCGCGCCTCGGCGCGCAAGTGATCGTGAGTCCCGTGCAGGGGCAGGGCACCATCGACGGCCTGGTGAGCGACACGAGTATGGCGCCGCTCCATGCCGCGTTCGTCTCGATCGTCGGTACACCGATCCGTGTGGGCACGGGGCCTAACGGGAGATTCCGGATTACCAAACTCCGACCGGGTCAGTATCTGGTGATCGTGAAGCGCGTTGGCTACCGGCCCACGTCTGGTATCGTCGACGTTGCCGCGTTTGATACCGCACGGCTCTCGTACACCCTGGAGCCGATCGTCACGACGCTGGCGACGGTGACGGTCAGCGAGAAACCATTCTCGATTCGAATGGGCGAATTCCTCGCTCGACGCAAATTGGGCATGGGCGAATTCATGACGCAGGAGGAGATCGAAGCGAAAAACACGGTCTACGCCACCGAGCTCTTACGGTCGTTCAAGACGATCAATGTCTCACCAAATCGTTCGAGCGTGCTCACGGAGTGGTACGCACTCAGCTATCGCGAGGGTGCAAATCCGAGCCTTGGCGCGTGTCCAATGACCGTGTATCTGGATAACGTCGCCCTTCCGACGCCATTCAATCTCGACCTGCTGCCGTCACCGAAGGACTTGGGTGCGATCGAGGTGTACTCTGGACCTGCGACAACACCGCCGCAGTTCGCCGGTTTCGATCGCGGCTGCGGAGTGATTCTCGTGTGGACGCGAGACGGCAGTCCGTCGAGCCCCTAG